A genomic window from Anticarsia gemmatalis isolate Benzon Research Colony breed Stoneville strain chromosome 6, ilAntGemm2 primary, whole genome shotgun sequence includes:
- the LOC142973883 gene encoding lipase 3-like: protein MIFGYANVFRCVIFIFCFGYVQNRRKIKSYESVDFSDRNSDIYLNSIQLIAKYGYTPEKYTVISRDGYLVDTYRIPSKGPPVLLVHGIGDSSDSWLVLGPTKSVAFQLSDLGYDVWLFNARGNKYSKGHIKNISSKKYWDFTYEEMGTQDLPAVIDFILRVTSRQKLSYVGFSQGTTIFLVMSSMRPEYNQKIKKAVLLAPVAWINHINYPFINIFAQNLNLLKTFFDSIGVYDLFSDNVLKNLYHAKVCQDGVPEHILCKLEYYISYGLRNISNLDLNKLPVVASHIPAGVSTKTFVHYFQSYNSKNFQRFDYGSKMNQNVYSSPQPPVYDLSLVTAPLYIFTSESDWFSTSNDVETLRSKLPNVVQFVKYNASLDFTHLEFIYGARVNPLINDNIKRILDNQV, encoded by the coding sequence ATGATTTTCGGATACGCGAATGTATTTCgttgtgttatatttattttttgcttcgGTTACGTacaaaatagaagaaaaataaaatcgtacGAAAGTGTAGACTTTAGTGATCGAAACTCGGACATATATTTAAACTCTATACAGTTGATTGCTAAGTACGGATATACGCCTGAAAAATATACAGTGATATCTCGTGATGGTTATTTAGTGGATACCTACAGGATACCTAGCAAAGGACCCCCTGTGTTGTTAGTGCATGGAATTGGTGATAGTTCTGATTCGTGGTTGGTGCTGGGACCTACAAAGTCTGTGGCGTTCCAACTGTCTGACTTAGGCTACGATGTGTGGCTGTTCAACGCCCGAGGGAATAAATACAGCAAGGGACACATCAAAAATATCAGTTCAAAGAAATACTGGGACTTTACATATGAAGAAATGGGTACTCAAGATTTACCTGCGGTCATCGACTTCATACTTCGTGTAACATCTCGCCAGAAACTGTCTTATGTCGGCTTTTCTCAAGGGACAACCATTTTCCTAGTGATGTCAAGCATGAGGCCGGAGTATAACCAAAAGATAAAGAAAGCAGTGTTGTTAGCTCCTGTTGCGTGGATCAACCACATAAATTatccatttataaatatttttgctcaAAACTTGAAtttgttgaaaacattttttgacaGTATCGGAGTGTACGATTTATTTTCGGATAATGTGTTAAAGAATTTATATCATGCTAAAGTGTGCCAAGATGGAGTACCTGAACATATTTTGTGTAAGTTAGAGTATTATATAAGTTATGGTTTAAGGAACATAAGTAACCTGGACTTGAATAAGCTCCCAGTGGTTGCAAGTCATATTCCAGCTGGAGTATCAACAAAGACGTTCGTACATTATTTTCAAAGCTATAACAGTAAAAATTTCCAACGTTTTGATTATGGTTCTAAAATGAATCAAAATGTGTATTCATCTCCTCAGCCCCCAGTGTACGATTTATCGCTTGTTACTGCTCCACTTTATATATTTACCAGTGAGTCTGACTGGTTCAGTACTTCGAATGATGTAGAGACACTTAGAAGTAAGTTGCCAAATGTAGtacaatttgttaaatataatgcTTCCTTAGATTTTACGCATTTAGAGTTTATTTATGGTGCTCGCGTTAATCCTTtgattaatgataatattaaaagaattcTTGATAAccaagtataa